From a region of the Primulina eburnea isolate SZY01 chromosome 7, ASM2296580v1, whole genome shotgun sequence genome:
- the LOC140837263 gene encoding uncharacterized protein isoform X4, protein MKSKKVAKKRKLSHTEVYTSIEPTDKGKQVTKNNELCPHEDEPSITLIAKRKQVTKNNELCLHEDEPSITLIAKRKNVAKNSKLSHFEEEPPIKPDGKRGFVTQCRPQGLYKLIQNFNDQQRDAVRSIGFGGLLHLSITSYPKKMLKWLIKNFNGASRMLKIDNNRSFVVTADDVHDVFLLPRSNGIDVLKLGRNEHLDLLVKLKDDYGIHARSPLSSLKDVIQTRLTDGGDDFKRFFILYSLCSFLNPSSNRLVSFGVVKSLVQVERISDYDWCTYVLKKLCNGVHKYNINPLQKNVNGCVLLLQILYFHKLKWHGIAERCTLPLIQHWTNERIRIRIKEESAAGEYGQGEWVIGTYPVSLNGKTTVEEKEHRSSVLVEEMNEIPLVSDGFNDSGSRFIKYKLPADKLDNFEIRKIAKDEVHETLLLLKRDISVVSDYHMMNLLKQMKTMEKKNVGSSQSHVLSDSQNFFSDPRVQKYVDEVVEKFEIVKKLTEGMPTFDLLTPDQGQVAEAENGNGVGEEETDNGFYNEGVGANSSDVGSDDFWLNNEEIGYLSKFINSNKNVLSGFDRQQKELVDYCLFVDDTLSKEEMLFRCGRICTVSKENILSLSPLNEIFFSVIDAWSLSINDEEAIEKKHKRFCFNLTQSLVYVDHDVDIAKIGMRSCWNDWLSQNSYDLSLVEMIFLPFRFNNHVAAVVINFREQKIQYLDNWKYDESENSFFQSAHIVYNEMVMFLKANNYVKGADGILKYEIENVAFNWKTKKRDVDSGVYLMHHMKYFEGVVYSSPNLFKADIRRGIRAEICTTIVLSEDP, encoded by the exons ATGAAATCCAAAAAAGTTGCAAAGAAAAGGAAGCTTTCCCATACTGAGGTTTACACTTCTATCGAGCCAACTGACAAGGG GAAACAAGTTACCAAGAACAACGAGCTTTGTCCTCACGAGGATGAACCTTCTATCACACTAATTGCTAAAAG GAAACAAGTTACCAAGAACAACGAGCTTTGCCTTCACGAGGATGAACCTTCTATCACACTAATTGCTAAAAG AAAAAACGTTGCAAAGAACAGCAAGCTCTCCCATTTTGAGGAGGAACCTCCTATCAAACCAGATGGTAAAAG AGGTTTTGTTACACAATGCAGACCACAAGGTCTATACAAGCTCATACAAAATTTTAATGACCAACAAAGAGATGCAGTAAGGAGCATTGGTTTTGGTGGCTTGCTCCATTTGTCTATTACGTCCTACCCTAAAAAAATGTTGAAATGGttgattaaaaattttaatggagCCAGCCGAATGTTGAAAATTGACAACAACAGAAGCTTTGTTGTCACTGCGGATGATGTTCATGATGTCTTCTTATTGCCACGGAGTAATGGAATTGATGTTTTGAAGTTGGGACGTAATGAGCATTTAGATTTGTTGGTGAAACTAAAGGATGATTATGGTATACATGCCCGGTCACCATTGAGCTCGTTGAAGGATGTTATTCAGACAAGGTTGACAGATGGAGGGGATGATTTTAAGAGATTTTTCATCCTTTACAGTTTGTGTTCATTTTTAAATCCTAGTTCAAATCGTTTGGTCAGTTTCGGTGTTGTGAAATCATTGGTTCAGGTGGAGAGGATTTCAGATTACGACTGGTGTACGTATGTCTTGAAAAAGCTTTGTAACGGTGTGCACAAGTacaatatcaatccacttcaGAAGAATGTGAATGGTTGTGTTTTACTTTTACAAATTTTATATTTCCACAAGCTGAAGTGGCATGGCATTGCTGAACGATGTACTTTACCTCTCATTCAACATTGGACCAATGAGAGGATTCGCATAAGAATCAAAGAAGAGTCAGCTGCAGGGGAATACGGGCAAGGAGAATGGGTTATTGGCACATACCCTGTCAGTTTGAATGGTAAGACAACGGTGGAGGAAAAAGAACATCGCTCAAGTGTTTTGGTGGAGGAAATGAATGAAATTCCATTGGTTTCTGATGGATTTAATGATTCTGGATCCAGATTCATTAAATATAAGCTTCCTGCCGACAAACTTGATAATTTTGAGATCCGAAAGATTGCTAAAGAT GAAGTACATGAGACTTTGCTTTTGCTGAAGAGGGACATTTCAGTGGTTTCAGACTATCACATGATGAATTTgttgaaacaaatgaagacaatGGAAAAGAAGAATGTTGGAAGTTCTCAATCACATGTTTTGTCAGATAGTCAAAACTTCTTTTCTGATCCTAGAGTTCAGAAATATgttgatgaagtagttgaaaaatttgaaattgttAAAAAGTTGACTGAAGGGATGCCCACATTTGATCTCCTGACACCGGATCAAGGACAAGTTGCTGAAGCTGAAAATGGAAATGGTGTTGGGGAGGAGGAAACTGACAATGGATTTTATAATGAAGGGGTTGGAGCAAATTCATCTGATGTTGGATCAGATGATTTTTGGCTTAATAATGAAGAGATTGGATATCtttcaaaattcataaatagCAACAAAAATGTCCTGTCTGGTTTTGATCGACAACAGAAAGAATTGGTTGATTATTGTCTATTTGTTGACGACACATTGAGTAAAGA GGAGATGCTGTTTCGTTGTGGACGTATTTGTACTGTTTCAAAAGAGAACATCTTATCATTGAGTCCATTgaacgaaatatttttttccGTCATTGATGCATGGTCTCTATCAATCAATGATGAAGAAGCAATTGAAAAGAAACACAAACGTTTTTGCTTCAACCTCACCCAAAGT CTTGTTTATGTGGATCATGATGTCGACATTGCTAAAATTGGTATGAGGAGTTGTTGGAATGATTGGTTGAGCCAAAATAGTTATGATTTGAGCTTGGTTGAGATG ATTTTTCTGCCATTTCGTTTCAATAACCATGTCGCTGCAGTTGTTATCAACTTTCGTGAACAAAAAATTCAGTATCTAGACAATTGGAAGTATGATGAATCTGAAAATTCCTTCTTTCAGTCTGCACACATAGTG TATAATGAAATGGTTATGTTCTTGAAAGCAAACAATTATGTTAAAGGAGCTGATGGAATTTTGAAATATGAGATTGAAAATGTGGCCTTCAATTGGAAAACAAAAAAGAGGGACGTTGATAGTGGTGTATATCTGATGCATCACATGAAGTATTTTGAAGGTGTAGTATACTCATCTCCAAATTTGTTCAAG GCTGATATAAGACGTGGTATTAGAGCTGAAATATGTACAACCATTGTGCTTAGTGAG GACCCTTAA
- the LOC140837263 gene encoding uncharacterized protein isoform X5, which translates to MKSKKVAKKRKLSHTEVYTSIEPTDKGKQVTKNNELCLHEDEPSITLIAKRGFVTQCRPQGLYKLIQNFNDQQRDAVRSIGFGGLLHLSITSYPKKMLKWLIKNFNGASRMLKIDNNRSFVVTADDVHDVFLLPRSNGIDVLKLGRNEHLDLLVKLKDDYGIHARSPLSSLKDVIQTRLTDGGDDFKRFFILYSLCSFLNPSSNRLVSFGVVKSLVQVERISDYDWCTYVLKKLCNGVHKYNINPLQKNVNGCVLLLQILYFHKLKWHGIAERCTLPLIQHWTNERIRIRIKEESAAGEYGQGEWVIGTYPVSLNGKTTVEEKEHRSSVLVEEMNEIPLVSDGFNDSGSRFIKYKLPADKLDNFEIRKIAKDEVHETLLLLKRDISVVSDYHMMNLLKQMKTMEKKNVGSSQSHVLSDSQNFFSDPRVQKYVDEVVEKFEIVKKLTEGMPTFDLLTPDQGQVAEAENGNGVGEEETDNGFYNEGVGANSSDVGSDDFWLNNEEIGYLSKFINSNKNVLSGFDRQQKELVDYCLFVDDTLSKEEMLFRCGRICTVSKENILSLSPLNEIFFSVIDAWSLSINDEEAIEKKHKRFCFNLTQSLVYVDHDVDIAKIGMRSCWNDWLSQNSYDLSLVEMIFLPFRFNNHVAAVVINFREQKIQYLDNWKYDESENSFFQSAHIVYNEMVMFLKANNYVKGADGILKYEIENVAFNWKTKKRDVDSGVYLMHHMKYFEGVVYSSPNLFKADIRRGIRAEICTTIVLSEVNELRSDVLSKVFDFYKKKAEKMALKRDAAEIKKKKKQNILQHIGL; encoded by the exons ATGAAATCCAAAAAAGTTGCAAAGAAAAGGAAGCTTTCCCATACTGAGGTTTACACTTCTATCGAGCCAACTGACAAGGG GAAACAAGTTACCAAGAACAACGAGCTTTGCCTTCACGAGGATGAACCTTCTATCACACTAATTGCTAAAAG AGGTTTTGTTACACAATGCAGACCACAAGGTCTATACAAGCTCATACAAAATTTTAATGACCAACAAAGAGATGCAGTAAGGAGCATTGGTTTTGGTGGCTTGCTCCATTTGTCTATTACGTCCTACCCTAAAAAAATGTTGAAATGGttgattaaaaattttaatggagCCAGCCGAATGTTGAAAATTGACAACAACAGAAGCTTTGTTGTCACTGCGGATGATGTTCATGATGTCTTCTTATTGCCACGGAGTAATGGAATTGATGTTTTGAAGTTGGGACGTAATGAGCATTTAGATTTGTTGGTGAAACTAAAGGATGATTATGGTATACATGCCCGGTCACCATTGAGCTCGTTGAAGGATGTTATTCAGACAAGGTTGACAGATGGAGGGGATGATTTTAAGAGATTTTTCATCCTTTACAGTTTGTGTTCATTTTTAAATCCTAGTTCAAATCGTTTGGTCAGTTTCGGTGTTGTGAAATCATTGGTTCAGGTGGAGAGGATTTCAGATTACGACTGGTGTACGTATGTCTTGAAAAAGCTTTGTAACGGTGTGCACAAGTacaatatcaatccacttcaGAAGAATGTGAATGGTTGTGTTTTACTTTTACAAATTTTATATTTCCACAAGCTGAAGTGGCATGGCATTGCTGAACGATGTACTTTACCTCTCATTCAACATTGGACCAATGAGAGGATTCGCATAAGAATCAAAGAAGAGTCAGCTGCAGGGGAATACGGGCAAGGAGAATGGGTTATTGGCACATACCCTGTCAGTTTGAATGGTAAGACAACGGTGGAGGAAAAAGAACATCGCTCAAGTGTTTTGGTGGAGGAAATGAATGAAATTCCATTGGTTTCTGATGGATTTAATGATTCTGGATCCAGATTCATTAAATATAAGCTTCCTGCCGACAAACTTGATAATTTTGAGATCCGAAAGATTGCTAAAGAT GAAGTACATGAGACTTTGCTTTTGCTGAAGAGGGACATTTCAGTGGTTTCAGACTATCACATGATGAATTTgttgaaacaaatgaagacaatGGAAAAGAAGAATGTTGGAAGTTCTCAATCACATGTTTTGTCAGATAGTCAAAACTTCTTTTCTGATCCTAGAGTTCAGAAATATgttgatgaagtagttgaaaaatttgaaattgttAAAAAGTTGACTGAAGGGATGCCCACATTTGATCTCCTGACACCGGATCAAGGACAAGTTGCTGAAGCTGAAAATGGAAATGGTGTTGGGGAGGAGGAAACTGACAATGGATTTTATAATGAAGGGGTTGGAGCAAATTCATCTGATGTTGGATCAGATGATTTTTGGCTTAATAATGAAGAGATTGGATATCtttcaaaattcataaatagCAACAAAAATGTCCTGTCTGGTTTTGATCGACAACAGAAAGAATTGGTTGATTATTGTCTATTTGTTGACGACACATTGAGTAAAGA GGAGATGCTGTTTCGTTGTGGACGTATTTGTACTGTTTCAAAAGAGAACATCTTATCATTGAGTCCATTgaacgaaatatttttttccGTCATTGATGCATGGTCTCTATCAATCAATGATGAAGAAGCAATTGAAAAGAAACACAAACGTTTTTGCTTCAACCTCACCCAAAGT CTTGTTTATGTGGATCATGATGTCGACATTGCTAAAATTGGTATGAGGAGTTGTTGGAATGATTGGTTGAGCCAAAATAGTTATGATTTGAGCTTGGTTGAGATG ATTTTTCTGCCATTTCGTTTCAATAACCATGTCGCTGCAGTTGTTATCAACTTTCGTGAACAAAAAATTCAGTATCTAGACAATTGGAAGTATGATGAATCTGAAAATTCCTTCTTTCAGTCTGCACACATAGTG TATAATGAAATGGTTATGTTCTTGAAAGCAAACAATTATGTTAAAGGAGCTGATGGAATTTTGAAATATGAGATTGAAAATGTGGCCTTCAATTGGAAAACAAAAAAGAGGGACGTTGATAGTGGTGTATATCTGATGCATCACATGAAGTATTTTGAAGGTGTAGTATACTCATCTCCAAATTTGTTCAAG GCTGATATAAGACGTGGTATTAGAGCTGAAATATGTACAACCATTGTGCTTAGTGAGGTAAATGAATTGAGATCCGATGTTTTGAGTAAAGTGTTTGATTTCTACAAGAAGAAAGCTGAAAAAATGGCCTTAAAGAGAGATGCAGCAGAGatcaagaagaaaaagaaacaaaacATTTTGCAACATATTGGGTTGTGA
- the LOC140837263 gene encoding uncharacterized protein isoform X1, whose amino-acid sequence MKSKKVAKKRKLSHTEVYTSIEPTDKGKQVTKNNELCPHEDEPSITLIAKRKQVTKNNELCLHEDEPSITLIAKRKNVAKNSKLSHFEEEPPIKPDGKRGFVTQCRPQGLYKLIQNFNDQQRDAVRSIGFGGLLHLSITSYPKKMLKWLIKNFNGASRMLKIDNNRSFVVTADDVHDVFLLPRSNGIDVLKLGRNEHLDLLVKLKDDYGIHARSPLSSLKDVIQTRLTDGGDDFKRFFILYSLCSFLNPSSNRLVSFGVVKSLVQVERISDYDWCTYVLKKLCNGVHKYNINPLQKNVNGCVLLLQILYFHKLKWHGIAERCTLPLIQHWTNERIRIRIKEESAAGEYGQGEWVIGTYPVSLNGKTTVEEKEHRSSVLVEEMNEIPLVSDGFNDSGSRFIKYKLPADKLDNFEIRKIAKDEVHETLLLLKRDISVVSDYHMMNLLKQMKTMEKKNVGSSQSHVLSDSQNFFSDPRVQKYVDEVVEKFEIVKKLTEGMPTFDLLTPDQGQVAEAENGNGVGEEETDNGFYNEGVGANSSDVGSDDFWLNNEEIGYLSKFINSNKNVLSGFDRQQKELVDYCLFVDDTLSKEEMLFRCGRICTVSKENILSLSPLNEIFFSVIDAWSLSINDEEAIEKKHKRFCFNLTQSLVYVDHDVDIAKIGMRSCWNDWLSQNSYDLSLVEMIFLPFRFNNHVAAVVINFREQKIQYLDNWKYDESENSFFQSAHIVYNEMVMFLKANNYVKGADGILKYEIENVAFNWKTKKRDVDSGVYLMHHMKYFEGVVYSSPNLFKADIRRGIRAEICTTIVLSEVNELRSDVLSKVFDFYKKKAEKMALKRDAAEIKKKKKQNILQHIGL is encoded by the exons ATGAAATCCAAAAAAGTTGCAAAGAAAAGGAAGCTTTCCCATACTGAGGTTTACACTTCTATCGAGCCAACTGACAAGGG GAAACAAGTTACCAAGAACAACGAGCTTTGTCCTCACGAGGATGAACCTTCTATCACACTAATTGCTAAAAG GAAACAAGTTACCAAGAACAACGAGCTTTGCCTTCACGAGGATGAACCTTCTATCACACTAATTGCTAAAAG AAAAAACGTTGCAAAGAACAGCAAGCTCTCCCATTTTGAGGAGGAACCTCCTATCAAACCAGATGGTAAAAG AGGTTTTGTTACACAATGCAGACCACAAGGTCTATACAAGCTCATACAAAATTTTAATGACCAACAAAGAGATGCAGTAAGGAGCATTGGTTTTGGTGGCTTGCTCCATTTGTCTATTACGTCCTACCCTAAAAAAATGTTGAAATGGttgattaaaaattttaatggagCCAGCCGAATGTTGAAAATTGACAACAACAGAAGCTTTGTTGTCACTGCGGATGATGTTCATGATGTCTTCTTATTGCCACGGAGTAATGGAATTGATGTTTTGAAGTTGGGACGTAATGAGCATTTAGATTTGTTGGTGAAACTAAAGGATGATTATGGTATACATGCCCGGTCACCATTGAGCTCGTTGAAGGATGTTATTCAGACAAGGTTGACAGATGGAGGGGATGATTTTAAGAGATTTTTCATCCTTTACAGTTTGTGTTCATTTTTAAATCCTAGTTCAAATCGTTTGGTCAGTTTCGGTGTTGTGAAATCATTGGTTCAGGTGGAGAGGATTTCAGATTACGACTGGTGTACGTATGTCTTGAAAAAGCTTTGTAACGGTGTGCACAAGTacaatatcaatccacttcaGAAGAATGTGAATGGTTGTGTTTTACTTTTACAAATTTTATATTTCCACAAGCTGAAGTGGCATGGCATTGCTGAACGATGTACTTTACCTCTCATTCAACATTGGACCAATGAGAGGATTCGCATAAGAATCAAAGAAGAGTCAGCTGCAGGGGAATACGGGCAAGGAGAATGGGTTATTGGCACATACCCTGTCAGTTTGAATGGTAAGACAACGGTGGAGGAAAAAGAACATCGCTCAAGTGTTTTGGTGGAGGAAATGAATGAAATTCCATTGGTTTCTGATGGATTTAATGATTCTGGATCCAGATTCATTAAATATAAGCTTCCTGCCGACAAACTTGATAATTTTGAGATCCGAAAGATTGCTAAAGAT GAAGTACATGAGACTTTGCTTTTGCTGAAGAGGGACATTTCAGTGGTTTCAGACTATCACATGATGAATTTgttgaaacaaatgaagacaatGGAAAAGAAGAATGTTGGAAGTTCTCAATCACATGTTTTGTCAGATAGTCAAAACTTCTTTTCTGATCCTAGAGTTCAGAAATATgttgatgaagtagttgaaaaatttgaaattgttAAAAAGTTGACTGAAGGGATGCCCACATTTGATCTCCTGACACCGGATCAAGGACAAGTTGCTGAAGCTGAAAATGGAAATGGTGTTGGGGAGGAGGAAACTGACAATGGATTTTATAATGAAGGGGTTGGAGCAAATTCATCTGATGTTGGATCAGATGATTTTTGGCTTAATAATGAAGAGATTGGATATCtttcaaaattcataaatagCAACAAAAATGTCCTGTCTGGTTTTGATCGACAACAGAAAGAATTGGTTGATTATTGTCTATTTGTTGACGACACATTGAGTAAAGA GGAGATGCTGTTTCGTTGTGGACGTATTTGTACTGTTTCAAAAGAGAACATCTTATCATTGAGTCCATTgaacgaaatatttttttccGTCATTGATGCATGGTCTCTATCAATCAATGATGAAGAAGCAATTGAAAAGAAACACAAACGTTTTTGCTTCAACCTCACCCAAAGT CTTGTTTATGTGGATCATGATGTCGACATTGCTAAAATTGGTATGAGGAGTTGTTGGAATGATTGGTTGAGCCAAAATAGTTATGATTTGAGCTTGGTTGAGATG ATTTTTCTGCCATTTCGTTTCAATAACCATGTCGCTGCAGTTGTTATCAACTTTCGTGAACAAAAAATTCAGTATCTAGACAATTGGAAGTATGATGAATCTGAAAATTCCTTCTTTCAGTCTGCACACATAGTG TATAATGAAATGGTTATGTTCTTGAAAGCAAACAATTATGTTAAAGGAGCTGATGGAATTTTGAAATATGAGATTGAAAATGTGGCCTTCAATTGGAAAACAAAAAAGAGGGACGTTGATAGTGGTGTATATCTGATGCATCACATGAAGTATTTTGAAGGTGTAGTATACTCATCTCCAAATTTGTTCAAG GCTGATATAAGACGTGGTATTAGAGCTGAAATATGTACAACCATTGTGCTTAGTGAGGTAAATGAATTGAGATCCGATGTTTTGAGTAAAGTGTTTGATTTCTACAAGAAGAAAGCTGAAAAAATGGCCTTAAAGAGAGATGCAGCAGAGatcaagaagaaaaagaaacaaaacATTTTGCAACATATTGGGTTGTGA
- the LOC140837263 gene encoding uncharacterized protein isoform X3, producing the protein MKSKKVAKKRKLSHTEVYTSIEPTDKGKQVTKNNELCPHEDEPSITLIAKRKQVTKNNELCLHEDEPSITLIAKRGFVTQCRPQGLYKLIQNFNDQQRDAVRSIGFGGLLHLSITSYPKKMLKWLIKNFNGASRMLKIDNNRSFVVTADDVHDVFLLPRSNGIDVLKLGRNEHLDLLVKLKDDYGIHARSPLSSLKDVIQTRLTDGGDDFKRFFILYSLCSFLNPSSNRLVSFGVVKSLVQVERISDYDWCTYVLKKLCNGVHKYNINPLQKNVNGCVLLLQILYFHKLKWHGIAERCTLPLIQHWTNERIRIRIKEESAAGEYGQGEWVIGTYPVSLNGKTTVEEKEHRSSVLVEEMNEIPLVSDGFNDSGSRFIKYKLPADKLDNFEIRKIAKDEVHETLLLLKRDISVVSDYHMMNLLKQMKTMEKKNVGSSQSHVLSDSQNFFSDPRVQKYVDEVVEKFEIVKKLTEGMPTFDLLTPDQGQVAEAENGNGVGEEETDNGFYNEGVGANSSDVGSDDFWLNNEEIGYLSKFINSNKNVLSGFDRQQKELVDYCLFVDDTLSKEEMLFRCGRICTVSKENILSLSPLNEIFFSVIDAWSLSINDEEAIEKKHKRFCFNLTQSLVYVDHDVDIAKIGMRSCWNDWLSQNSYDLSLVEMIFLPFRFNNHVAAVVINFREQKIQYLDNWKYDESENSFFQSAHIVYNEMVMFLKANNYVKGADGILKYEIENVAFNWKTKKRDVDSGVYLMHHMKYFEGVVYSSPNLFKADIRRGIRAEICTTIVLSEVNELRSDVLSKVFDFYKKKAEKMALKRDAAEIKKKKKQNILQHIGL; encoded by the exons ATGAAATCCAAAAAAGTTGCAAAGAAAAGGAAGCTTTCCCATACTGAGGTTTACACTTCTATCGAGCCAACTGACAAGGG GAAACAAGTTACCAAGAACAACGAGCTTTGTCCTCACGAGGATGAACCTTCTATCACACTAATTGCTAAAAG GAAACAAGTTACCAAGAACAACGAGCTTTGCCTTCACGAGGATGAACCTTCTATCACACTAATTGCTAAAAG AGGTTTTGTTACACAATGCAGACCACAAGGTCTATACAAGCTCATACAAAATTTTAATGACCAACAAAGAGATGCAGTAAGGAGCATTGGTTTTGGTGGCTTGCTCCATTTGTCTATTACGTCCTACCCTAAAAAAATGTTGAAATGGttgattaaaaattttaatggagCCAGCCGAATGTTGAAAATTGACAACAACAGAAGCTTTGTTGTCACTGCGGATGATGTTCATGATGTCTTCTTATTGCCACGGAGTAATGGAATTGATGTTTTGAAGTTGGGACGTAATGAGCATTTAGATTTGTTGGTGAAACTAAAGGATGATTATGGTATACATGCCCGGTCACCATTGAGCTCGTTGAAGGATGTTATTCAGACAAGGTTGACAGATGGAGGGGATGATTTTAAGAGATTTTTCATCCTTTACAGTTTGTGTTCATTTTTAAATCCTAGTTCAAATCGTTTGGTCAGTTTCGGTGTTGTGAAATCATTGGTTCAGGTGGAGAGGATTTCAGATTACGACTGGTGTACGTATGTCTTGAAAAAGCTTTGTAACGGTGTGCACAAGTacaatatcaatccacttcaGAAGAATGTGAATGGTTGTGTTTTACTTTTACAAATTTTATATTTCCACAAGCTGAAGTGGCATGGCATTGCTGAACGATGTACTTTACCTCTCATTCAACATTGGACCAATGAGAGGATTCGCATAAGAATCAAAGAAGAGTCAGCTGCAGGGGAATACGGGCAAGGAGAATGGGTTATTGGCACATACCCTGTCAGTTTGAATGGTAAGACAACGGTGGAGGAAAAAGAACATCGCTCAAGTGTTTTGGTGGAGGAAATGAATGAAATTCCATTGGTTTCTGATGGATTTAATGATTCTGGATCCAGATTCATTAAATATAAGCTTCCTGCCGACAAACTTGATAATTTTGAGATCCGAAAGATTGCTAAAGAT GAAGTACATGAGACTTTGCTTTTGCTGAAGAGGGACATTTCAGTGGTTTCAGACTATCACATGATGAATTTgttgaaacaaatgaagacaatGGAAAAGAAGAATGTTGGAAGTTCTCAATCACATGTTTTGTCAGATAGTCAAAACTTCTTTTCTGATCCTAGAGTTCAGAAATATgttgatgaagtagttgaaaaatttgaaattgttAAAAAGTTGACTGAAGGGATGCCCACATTTGATCTCCTGACACCGGATCAAGGACAAGTTGCTGAAGCTGAAAATGGAAATGGTGTTGGGGAGGAGGAAACTGACAATGGATTTTATAATGAAGGGGTTGGAGCAAATTCATCTGATGTTGGATCAGATGATTTTTGGCTTAATAATGAAGAGATTGGATATCtttcaaaattcataaatagCAACAAAAATGTCCTGTCTGGTTTTGATCGACAACAGAAAGAATTGGTTGATTATTGTCTATTTGTTGACGACACATTGAGTAAAGA GGAGATGCTGTTTCGTTGTGGACGTATTTGTACTGTTTCAAAAGAGAACATCTTATCATTGAGTCCATTgaacgaaatatttttttccGTCATTGATGCATGGTCTCTATCAATCAATGATGAAGAAGCAATTGAAAAGAAACACAAACGTTTTTGCTTCAACCTCACCCAAAGT CTTGTTTATGTGGATCATGATGTCGACATTGCTAAAATTGGTATGAGGAGTTGTTGGAATGATTGGTTGAGCCAAAATAGTTATGATTTGAGCTTGGTTGAGATG ATTTTTCTGCCATTTCGTTTCAATAACCATGTCGCTGCAGTTGTTATCAACTTTCGTGAACAAAAAATTCAGTATCTAGACAATTGGAAGTATGATGAATCTGAAAATTCCTTCTTTCAGTCTGCACACATAGTG TATAATGAAATGGTTATGTTCTTGAAAGCAAACAATTATGTTAAAGGAGCTGATGGAATTTTGAAATATGAGATTGAAAATGTGGCCTTCAATTGGAAAACAAAAAAGAGGGACGTTGATAGTGGTGTATATCTGATGCATCACATGAAGTATTTTGAAGGTGTAGTATACTCATCTCCAAATTTGTTCAAG GCTGATATAAGACGTGGTATTAGAGCTGAAATATGTACAACCATTGTGCTTAGTGAGGTAAATGAATTGAGATCCGATGTTTTGAGTAAAGTGTTTGATTTCTACAAGAAGAAAGCTGAAAAAATGGCCTTAAAGAGAGATGCAGCAGAGatcaagaagaaaaagaaacaaaacATTTTGCAACATATTGGGTTGTGA